A section of the Methanoregula formicica SMSP genome encodes:
- the cfbD gene encoding Ni-sirohydrochlorin a,c-diamide reductive cyclase catalytic subunit: protein MKYMHPRPSSIVAALYTARDLNVDVAILHGPSGCSFKHARLLEEDGMRTLTTSLADNEFIFGGQKPLEDVLRYAEEMFHPKRMAVIGTCVAMIIGEDLQSAIDGAGITTPTIAVDIHAGYLENIAGVLSTLEAAAEAGWITQEELARQRQMMRAANEVERLRGAASQSYIEASRGDLKHVAAQELLRLARSGKKGVAILNAKKETAYMFVDALIAFHDKCPDADITYIANLEQRGLPKTRGDAERIATELAERGVNAELIGALDEYGANGNRLGRRIREIRPDFALITGVPHAIPPEYTKGVECFSITNGPRQVAPLRAIGHQHVMVEIDLHPKTLGVRSIVESEFGAVLRSLP, encoded by the coding sequence ATGAAGTACATGCACCCCCGCCCGAGCTCGATCGTTGCCGCCCTTTACACTGCCCGCGACCTCAACGTAGACGTTGCCATCCTCCACGGCCCCTCCGGCTGCTCGTTCAAGCACGCCCGTCTCCTTGAAGAGGACGGGATGCGGACACTCACCACATCGCTTGCCGACAACGAGTTCATCTTCGGCGGACAGAAGCCGCTCGAAGATGTGCTCCGGTACGCGGAGGAGATGTTCCACCCCAAACGCATGGCTGTTATCGGGACCTGTGTTGCCATGATCATCGGCGAGGACCTCCAGTCAGCAATTGACGGCGCCGGTATCACGACGCCGACCATTGCCGTGGACATCCACGCGGGCTACCTGGAAAACATTGCCGGGGTCCTGTCAACGCTCGAAGCCGCTGCGGAGGCCGGCTGGATCACGCAGGAGGAGCTGGCCCGGCAGCGGCAGATGATGCGGGCGGCAAACGAGGTCGAGCGTCTCCGGGGCGCAGCATCCCAGTCGTACATCGAGGCATCGCGGGGCGATCTTAAGCACGTTGCAGCGCAGGAACTTCTCCGTCTTGCCCGGTCCGGTAAAAAGGGTGTCGCGATCCTGAACGCAAAGAAGGAGACCGCATACATGTTCGTGGACGCGCTCATCGCGTTTCACGACAAGTGTCCGGACGCGGACATAACCTATATCGCGAACCTTGAACAGCGAGGGCTTCCGAAGACGCGCGGAGATGCAGAGCGGATCGCAACAGAACTGGCGGAACGGGGCGTGAACGCGGAGCTCATCGGTGCGCTGGACGAGTACGGGGCAAACGGGAACCGGCTCGGTAGGCGGATCCGCGAGATCAGACCGGACTTCGCGCTGATCACCGGCGTCCCCCATGCCATCCCGCCGGAGTACACGAAAGGCGTCGAGTGCTTCTCGATCACGAACGGCCCGCGGCAGGTAGCCCCCCTCCGGGCCATCGGCCACCAGCATGTGATGGTGGAGATTGACCTCCACCCCAAGACACTCGGCGTACGCTCGATTGTCGAGAGCGAGTTCGGGGCGGTCCTCCGGAGCCTCCCATGA
- the cfbE gene encoding coenzyme F430 synthase, producing the protein MNILVLDSIHGGQPIAAAFVSRGDQVDLVDVYRGTGPVSVEVARSRKYDLIVAPVHLDPDHPLIRTAKAPVITHHEAIRQLLGSYVPGIMVEITGARGKTTTAHALASLLPGPGILHTSSGTFRYPEKEFISRSSITPGSVLEAVRLAKETGGWLIAEESLGLTCAGTLGIITSAGDFRFAAGKKSALSAKLASARSCKNLLLAEGITENPLNNVMHLENTASCTGTECTISLGTTTRRFINPLIALPAYRDSLALAATAAVMLGIDPSPLSGFTALTGRMEARYVGGILVVDNANSGTNFRTTIDAAQYARNVAGRNEITLVIGQQEGDGAVCEGFAFDQILAAMEAIRPSSLIWVGRFPEPGTPDHAALIPLAPVRAATFEEGYILARQKTVQGSIVLAVKTWR; encoded by the coding sequence TCCTGGTGCTGGACTCGATCCACGGCGGGCAACCGATCGCCGCTGCGTTCGTCTCCCGCGGCGACCAGGTTGATCTTGTTGATGTATACCGTGGGACCGGCCCGGTCAGCGTTGAAGTGGCCCGCTCCAGGAAATACGATCTCATCGTTGCGCCCGTACACCTGGACCCCGACCACCCCCTGATTAGGACGGCAAAGGCCCCCGTCATCACCCATCACGAGGCAATCCGGCAGCTGCTGGGCAGTTATGTCCCCGGGATCATGGTAGAGATAACCGGTGCCCGGGGCAAGACCACCACAGCACATGCACTTGCCTCGCTCCTGCCAGGCCCCGGCATCCTGCACACCTCATCGGGGACTTTCCGGTATCCCGAAAAAGAATTCATCTCCCGCTCCAGCATCACGCCCGGCTCGGTACTGGAAGCAGTCCGGCTCGCGAAGGAGACCGGTGGCTGGCTGATAGCCGAGGAGTCGCTTGGCCTCACCTGCGCCGGCACGCTTGGCATCATCACCTCCGCTGGCGATTTCCGGTTCGCAGCCGGGAAAAAGTCGGCTCTTTCGGCAAAACTTGCATCAGCCCGGTCCTGCAAAAACCTCCTGCTTGCGGAAGGGATTACGGAGAACCCGCTGAACAACGTCATGCACCTGGAAAACACTGCCTCGTGCACCGGAACGGAATGCACAATCTCGCTCGGCACCACAACCCGCCGGTTCATCAATCCCCTCATTGCCCTGCCGGCGTACCGCGACTCGCTTGCTCTTGCCGCCACGGCCGCGGTGATGCTTGGGATCGACCCGTCTCCCCTCTCCGGGTTCACGGCGCTCACCGGCCGAATGGAGGCCCGGTACGTGGGGGGCATTCTTGTTGTGGACAATGCCAACAGCGGTACGAATTTCCGAACGACCATTGATGCGGCCCAGTATGCCAGGAATGTTGCCGGCAGAAACGAGATCACGCTCGTCATCGGCCAGCAGGAAGGCGACGGGGCGGTCTGCGAAGGGTTTGCCTTCGACCAGATCCTTGCCGCAATGGAGGCGATCCGGCCCTCCAGCCTCATCTGGGTCGGGAGGTTTCCGGAGCCCGGGACGCCAGACCATGCCGCACTCATCCCGCTGGCCCCGGTACGGGCAGCCACATTTGAAGAAGGATATATCCTTGCACGACAAAAAACGGTACAGGGATCGATTGTCCTTGCCGTCAAGACCTGGAGATGA